In Kogia breviceps isolate mKogBre1 chromosome 9, mKogBre1 haplotype 1, whole genome shotgun sequence, a single window of DNA contains:
- the LOC131762621 gene encoding zinc finger protein 786-like, whose amino-acid sequence MAEPAPLPLTFEDVAVYFSEQEWQNLEAWQKELYKQVMRTNYEILVSLDDGLPKPELISWLEQGRELFKNWGEAQKLGNIICSSADLHLDPVIEGQLFGGSQQAVKSGEAHCHFQVDPLQSQRSSEPLLGKSEDVSFGADQVVALLNPHRHDTRALVPVVHSSREPTQRDRIVSPRTLGLPGFQETSGEGLQHPCHVCGEGFWKNLSEQHQGSHSKDPPHRAWNQLRKQTEAQQPLSIPPGQRHFRCPERGRGFRQTSCLQRPLAIHPEESQLVGSEYEMYAHHLRAGPRPSQGPGCDERGPRGPPGAERPGSRREGSGANSEQAELPRAGEKPGLSPAGEERLEALEPGPGVERPTSCGPCGRRSSPQCGLPDHTHVHNAERPFRCAECGRASRQRGRLRLHRRLHSDEQPFACPECGLGFRLRRHGGERPLSCGECGRGFAHPCKLREHLRVHSGERPFGCPECGKSFRLKGILKAHERTHSRERPFQCAECGKGFTRPSKLAEHFRVHSGERPFGCPDCGRHFRLKGQLRSHQRLHTGERPFPCPDCGKSYRVKADMKAHRLLHGGRMPFSCECGKGFAKQSKLVEHIRTHTGEKPFQCPQCDKSFRLKAQLLSHQGLHTGERPFRCPECDKNFRERGHMLRHQRIHRPDRPFACADCGKGFIYKSKLAEHIRVHTKSCRAPSEPDVKQRLSQLFAMIEADWS is encoded by the exons ATGATGGACTTCCCAAACCAGAACTAATATCCTGGCTTGAACAGGGAAGAGAACTCTTCAAGAACTGGGGTGAAGCACAGAAATTAGGAAACATAATTTGCTCCTCTGCTGATTTGCATTTGGATCCAGTTATTGAGGGACAACTGTTTGGGG GAAGCCAGCAAGCTGTGAAATCAGGAGAAGCCCACTGCCATTTCCAAGTAGATCCTCTTCAGAGCCAGCGTTCCTCTGAACCCTTATTAGGAAAAAGTGAAGATGTTTCCTTCGGGGCTGACCAAGTCGTCGCCCTCCTGAACCCGCACAGACATGATACTCGGGCTCTAGTTCCAGTGGTCCACAGCTCCAGGGAACCCACCCAAAGAGACAGAATCGTAAGTCCCAGGACCCTCGGTCTCCCAGGCTTCCAGGAAACCTCCGGGGAGGGCCTCCAGCACCCTTGCCACGTCTGTGGGGAAGGCTTTTGGAAGAACCTCTCAGAGCAGCACCAGGGGAGCCACTCGAAGGACCCGCCACACAGGGCCTGGAATCAATTACGCAAACAAACCGAGGCACAACAGCCGCTGAGCATCCCTCCGGGACAGAGGCACTTCCGCTGTCCAGAACGTGGGCGGGGCTTCCGCCAAACCTCGTGTTTGCAGAGACCCCTGGCAATCCACCCCGAGGAGAGCCAGCTGGTGGGCAGCGAGTATGAAATGTACGCCCACCACCTGCGCGCGGGGCCGAGGCCTTCCCAGGGCCCCGGCTGCGACGAGAGAGGCCCCCGGGGTCCTCCCGGCGCGGAGAGGCCAGGCTCCCGGAGAGAGGGCTCCGGGGCCAACTCTGAGCAGGCTGAGCTCCCGCGCGCGGGAGAGAAGCCTGGCCTGAGCCCGGCTGGCGAGGAGCGTCTGGAGGCTCTCGAGCCCGGCCCCGGCGTGGAGAGGCCGACCTCCTGCGGCCCGTGCGGCCGGCGCTCCTCCCCGCAGTGCGGGCTTCCAGACCACACCCACGTGCACAACGCAGAGCGGCCCTTCCGGTGCGCCGAGTGCGGCCGGGCCTCCCGCCAGCGCGGGCGGCTGCGGCTCCACCGGCGGCTGCACTCAGACGAGCAGCCTTTCGCGTGCCCGGAGTGCGGCCTGGGCTTCCGGCTGAGGAGGCACGGCGGCGAGAGGCCGCTCTCCTGCGGCGAGTGCGGCCGCGGCTTCGCCCACCCGTGCAAGCTGCGCGAGCACCTGCGGGTGCACAGCGGAGAGCGGCCCTTCGGCTGCCCCGAGTGCGGCAAGAGCTTCCGCCTGAAGGGCATCCTGAAGGCGCACGAGCGCACGCACAGCCGCGAGCGGCCCTTCCAGTGCGCGGAGTGCGGCAAGGGCTTCACGCGGCCATCCAAGCTGGCCGAGCACTTCCGCGTGCACAGCGGCGAGCGGCCTTTCGGCTGCCCCGACTGCGGCCGCCACTTCCGTCTCAAGGGGCAGCTGCGGAGCCACCAGCGGCTGCACACGGGCGAGAGGCCCTTCCCGTGCCCCGACTGCGGCAAGAGCTACCGCGTGAAGGCCGACATGAAGGCGCACCGGCTGCTGCACGGCGGCCGGATGCCCTTCTCCTGCGAGTGTGGCAAAGGCTTCGCCAAGCAGTCCAAGCTCGTGGAGCACATCAGGACGCACACGGGCGAGAAGCCCTTTCAGTGTCCCCAGTGCGACAAGAGTTTCCGCTTGAAGGCGCAGCTGCTCAGCCACCAGGGCCTGCACACCGGTGAGAGGCCTTTCCGCTGCCCCGAGTGTGATAAAAACTTCCGGGAAAGGGGCCACATGCTTCGGCACCAGCGCATCCACAGGCCCGACAGGCCGTTTGCCTGTGCAGACTGCGGCAAGGGCTTCATTTATAAGTCGAAACTCGCCGAACACATCAGAGTGCACACGAAGTCCTGTCGTGCCCCCAGTGAGCCTGACGTTAAGCAAAGGCTCAGCCAACTGTTTGCGATGATTGAGGCCGACTGGAGTTGA